From Paenibacillus sp. PK3_47, the proteins below share one genomic window:
- a CDS encoding helix-turn-helix domain-containing protein — protein MDSEVLRQKLEQLTGKRTGIKQLGRQHSASLFAMGTEGGEELVTHDGYLWVPLYDNDGRVTAVWVELEGLSTLEVQLVNYAARNFSVALKATGLKEEGEVEARQLSAWLNSQLEQEKTDAEIPDDMSLKGRLFGEMIPFLLVSENVHNPQISYRSLMKLLRNYFENEVILIPLQEKEWLILARKELLTGGDDKEDEEESADELLAQTCMGLHELIASEWVGVFHLAVAPAIVPVKGLTGSVALLRETIVLGRIFQVGDYIHLPWELHMERLVNSIPDGRRRQLLGQIGDYSSVLADKEMLLTLETFFEMDCNVSETAKKLYIHRNTLLYRLDKIKQETGADVRSFGDAAIVKLAMLLYKVTKRK, from the coding sequence ATGGATAGTGAGGTTTTGCGTCAAAAGCTGGAGCAACTCACCGGAAAGAGAACCGGAATCAAGCAGTTAGGGAGGCAGCATTCGGCTTCCCTTTTCGCCATGGGCACTGAAGGCGGAGAGGAGTTGGTCACTCATGACGGTTATCTCTGGGTGCCCTTGTATGATAATGACGGAAGAGTAACTGCTGTATGGGTGGAGCTTGAAGGCCTCTCTACCCTTGAGGTACAGCTGGTCAACTATGCAGCGCGCAATTTCTCGGTTGCCCTCAAGGCTACCGGACTCAAGGAAGAGGGGGAAGTCGAAGCACGGCAGCTTAGTGCATGGCTTAACTCTCAACTGGAGCAGGAGAAAACTGATGCGGAAATCCCTGATGATATGTCTTTGAAGGGACGTTTGTTCGGCGAAATGATCCCCTTCCTGCTGGTTAGCGAAAATGTACATAATCCGCAGATATCCTACCGTTCGCTGATGAAGCTGCTGCGCAATTATTTTGAGAATGAAGTGATACTCATCCCTCTGCAGGAGAAAGAATGGCTAATTTTAGCCCGTAAAGAACTGCTCACCGGTGGAGATGATAAGGAAGATGAGGAAGAAAGTGCTGATGAGCTGCTTGCACAGACCTGCATGGGGCTGCATGAGTTGATTGCCAGTGAATGGGTCGGTGTGTTTCATTTGGCCGTAGCCCCGGCAATCGTTCCGGTAAAAGGACTGACGGGTTCTGTAGCACTGCTGAGAGAGACGATTGTGCTGGGACGTATTTTTCAGGTCGGAGATTATATTCATCTTCCCTGGGAACTGCACATGGAGCGTCTGGTTAACAGTATTCCTGATGGCCGGCGCAGACAGCTGCTGGGACAGATCGGAGATTATTCCTCTGTGCTCGCGGATAAGGAAATGCTGCTGACGCTGGAGACATTTTTTGAAATGGACTGCAATGTCAGTGAGACTGCAAAGAAGCTGTATATCCACCGCAACACCCTGCTCTACCGCCTGGATAAAATCAAACAGGAGACAGGCGCAGATGTACGCAGTTTTGGGGATGCGGCGATTGTGAAGTTAGCCATGTTATTGTATAAAGTGACGAAAAGAAAATAG
- the ugpC gene encoding sn-glycerol-3-phosphate ABC transporter ATP-binding protein UgpC, whose amino-acid sequence MAGVRLEHIFKKYPGSDKATVMDINLDIKDKEFLVLVGPSGCGKSTTLRMIAGLEEISEGKMYIGDRVVNDVAPKDRDIAMVFQSYALYPHMSVYQNMAFGLKLRKVKKEEIDKKVREAAKILDIEHLLERKPKALSGGQRQRVALGRAIVRDPQVFLMDEPLSNLDAKLRGQMRAEITKLVKRLETTCIYVTHDQTEAMTMGDRIVVMYDGIIQQAASPEELYNEPTNLFVAGFIGSPTMNFINGTLSEVNGSVRFRADNLDVEVPGGKATILRNKGYIGKEVIMGLRPEDIHEEPVFLEASPNTIFTSLVDVTENLGHEMLLYLSGVGAGTVIARVDGRSTTREGSKPKLAIDMNKIHIFDKESELNVLLG is encoded by the coding sequence ATGGCAGGCGTACGTTTAGAGCATATTTTCAAAAAATACCCGGGTTCCGATAAAGCAACAGTAATGGATATCAATCTTGATATTAAAGATAAAGAATTTCTCGTACTGGTAGGTCCTTCCGGTTGCGGTAAATCCACAACTCTCCGTATGATCGCCGGTCTGGAAGAAATCTCTGAAGGTAAAATGTACATTGGCGACCGTGTAGTTAATGACGTTGCACCTAAAGACCGCGATATCGCGATGGTATTCCAATCCTACGCCCTGTACCCGCACATGAGCGTGTACCAGAACATGGCGTTCGGTCTGAAACTGCGTAAAGTTAAGAAAGAAGAGATTGACAAGAAAGTACGCGAAGCTGCCAAGATCCTCGATATCGAGCACTTGCTTGAGCGTAAGCCTAAGGCCCTGTCCGGTGGTCAACGCCAACGTGTCGCTTTGGGACGTGCGATTGTCCGTGATCCGCAAGTCTTCCTGATGGATGAGCCTCTTTCCAACTTGGATGCTAAACTTCGTGGTCAAATGCGTGCGGAAATCACTAAGCTGGTTAAACGCCTTGAAACTACTTGTATCTACGTAACGCATGACCAAACAGAAGCTATGACGATGGGTGACCGTATCGTAGTTATGTATGATGGTATCATTCAACAAGCCGCTTCCCCTGAAGAGCTGTACAATGAGCCAACTAACCTGTTCGTAGCCGGATTTATCGGTTCCCCTACAATGAACTTTATCAATGGTACACTGTCCGAAGTTAACGGTTCCGTTCGCTTCCGCGCTGACAACCTTGATGTTGAAGTTCCAGGCGGCAAAGCTACAATCCTGCGCAACAAAGGTTACATCGGCAAAGAAGTAATCATGGGTCTGCGCCCTGAAGATATTCACGAAGAGCCAGTATTCCTGGAAGCTTCCCCGAACACCATCTTCACTTCGCTGGTTGATGTTACTGAGAACCTGGGTCACGAAATGCTCCTCTACCTGAGCGGCGTTGGTGCAGGTACTGTAATCGCCCGTGTGGACGGACGTTCCACTACACGCGAAGGCAGCAAGCCAAAATTGGCAATCGATATGAACAAAATTCATATCTTCGATAAAGAGTCCGAACTGAACGTATTGCTGGGCTAA
- the hprK gene encoding HPr(Ser) kinase/phosphatase, translating to MAKKVKVSELVQNFQLEVVSGHEGLKRPITVDDLNRPGLEMAGYFEYYPEERVQLLGKTELAFFSMLPEGERESRLRGICNDNTPCIVITRGLDVPQELIDISNEKGLPVLRSAMATTIFSSRLTSFLEGRLAPTATIHGVLCDVYGVGMLITGSSGIGKSETALELVKRGHRLIADDAVEIRQTSDNQLHGTAPELIRHLLEIRGVGIINVMTLFGAGAIRNHKRITLVVRLEAWQQDKQYDRLGLDEETTRIIDTDIPLVTIPVRPGRNLAVIIEVAAMNYRLKQMGFNAALQFTNKLTATISEDMDDLD from the coding sequence ATGGCTAAGAAGGTAAAAGTATCGGAATTGGTACAGAATTTTCAACTTGAAGTCGTATCCGGACATGAAGGTCTGAAAAGACCGATTACAGTGGATGACCTGAACCGTCCGGGGCTGGAGATGGCCGGTTATTTTGAATATTATCCGGAGGAGCGCGTTCAGCTGCTGGGTAAGACGGAGCTTGCTTTTTTCTCCATGCTGCCTGAAGGGGAGCGTGAGAGCCGGCTTCGCGGAATCTGTAACGACAATACTCCGTGTATCGTAATTACAAGAGGATTGGATGTACCGCAGGAGCTGATCGATATTAGCAATGAAAAGGGGCTTCCGGTGCTGCGGAGCGCCATGGCGACTACGATTTTCTCCAGCAGACTGACAAGCTTCCTGGAGGGCCGCCTCGCTCCAACGGCAACGATCCATGGCGTTCTTTGTGACGTATACGGTGTAGGTATGCTGATTACAGGCAGCAGCGGGATCGGTAAGAGTGAAACTGCACTTGAACTGGTCAAACGCGGCCACCGGCTGATTGCCGATGATGCGGTAGAGATCCGCCAGACTTCAGATAATCAGCTGCATGGTACGGCGCCCGAGCTGATCCGTCACCTGCTGGAAATCCGCGGCGTCGGGATTATTAATGTAATGACCCTCTTTGGCGCAGGTGCGATCCGCAATCACAAACGGATTACGCTGGTGGTGCGTCTGGAAGCCTGGCAGCAGGATAAACAATATGACCGGCTTGGTCTGGATGAGGAAACAACACGGATCATTGATACCGATATTCCTCTCGTAACGATTCCGGTGCGTCCGGGACGAAATCTTGCCGTTATTATTGAAGTGGCAGCCATGAACTACCGCTTGAAGCAGATGGGCTTCAATGCAGCCCTGCAGTTTACCAATAAACTTACAGCCACCATTTCTGAAGATATGGATGATCTGGACTAG
- the lgt gene encoding prolipoprotein diacylglyceryl transferase — translation MFYSLAIDPIVFSIGSLPVHWYGLILGFGALAGLFLAIREGKRFNIPQEFFMDLLLLGVPSAIIGARIYFVAFMWDDYKDNWIDIFKIWNGGIAIYGALIGAIICGIIYFRRKGYPFWRIVDICAPGLLAGQMIGRWGNFINQEAYGGVVAESFLRDKLHLPDFIVNQMYIGDAFHHPTFLYESLWSLLGILLLMVLRRQKFVRAGEIFLSYFIWYSIGRFFIEALRTDSLAFNGSSGVASLINGMWKPMEWLGFEQGYLDPAYGNIRISQLLAILIIVVAVVLIIVRRVTGQASAHYSDPIVSTKGTTADAVVPDHAAHTTQNASQARPAEQDKPEGGTPKE, via the coding sequence ATGTTTTATTCTTTGGCGATTGATCCGATCGTGTTCTCGATCGGTTCACTGCCGGTTCACTGGTACGGCCTGATTCTGGGATTCGGCGCACTTGCCGGACTGTTCCTCGCGATCCGCGAAGGGAAGCGGTTTAATATCCCGCAGGAATTCTTCATGGACCTGCTGCTGCTTGGTGTGCCTTCAGCCATCATCGGCGCGCGGATTTATTTTGTAGCTTTTATGTGGGATGACTATAAGGATAATTGGATCGATATCTTCAAAATCTGGAACGGCGGGATCGCCATTTACGGTGCCCTGATCGGGGCGATTATCTGCGGTATTATTTATTTCCGGCGCAAGGGATATCCGTTCTGGAGAATCGTTGATATCTGTGCACCGGGACTGCTTGCCGGACAAATGATCGGCCGCTGGGGTAACTTTATCAATCAAGAGGCTTACGGTGGTGTTGTAGCGGAATCCTTCCTGCGCGACAAGCTGCATTTGCCGGACTTTATCGTGAATCAAATGTACATAGGGGATGCGTTCCATCATCCCACTTTCCTGTATGAATCGCTTTGGAGCCTGCTGGGAATCCTGCTGCTGATGGTGCTGCGCCGTCAGAAGTTTGTACGTGCAGGTGAAATTTTCTTATCCTATTTCATTTGGTATTCGATCGGCCGCTTCTTTATCGAAGCACTGCGTACAGACAGTCTGGCCTTCAACGGAAGCAGCGGTGTAGCATCGCTGATCAACGGCATGTGGAAACCGATGGAATGGCTGGGCTTTGAACAAGGCTATCTCGACCCGGCTTACGGCAATATCCGGATCTCACAGCTGCTGGCGATTCTGATCATTGTTGTCGCAGTCGTGCTGATTATCGTCCGCCGGGTGACCGGGCAGGCGAGTGCACACTATTCGGATCCCATTGTCAGCACCAAAGGGACCACAGCAGATGCTGTAGTTCCTGATCATGCAGCTCATACAACCCAGAATGCTTCCCAGGCCAGACCGGCGGAACAAGACAAGCCTGAGGGCGGCACACCAAAGGAGTAA
- the ppaX gene encoding pyrophosphatase PpaX: MIECVLFDLDGTIVNTNELIINSFMHALKENNLSPLTREQIIPYMGTTLQQQMSAFSGIEDTSALELSYRAYNNAHHDELIASFPNVTETMEELRRRGIRMGIVTTKIRPTTLRALEMFDLLKYMDTIVTVNDVTHPKPHPEPVLTAVRSLNADPGRTLMVGDSAVDIQSAKAAGVLAAGVAWSLKGEETLRQYDPDYIIHDMTDLYDIVGKG; encoded by the coding sequence ATGATAGAATGCGTACTTTTTGATCTGGACGGTACAATTGTAAATACCAATGAGCTGATCATCAATTCATTCATGCATGCGCTGAAGGAAAACAATCTGTCTCCCCTGACAAGGGAGCAGATTATTCCCTATATGGGTACAACACTGCAGCAGCAAATGAGCGCTTTCTCCGGGATTGAGGATACAAGCGCCCTTGAGCTCTCCTACCGTGCCTACAATAATGCACATCATGATGAACTGATTGCTTCCTTTCCGAATGTGACGGAGACGATGGAGGAGCTGAGACGCCGCGGAATCCGCATGGGCATTGTGACGACGAAGATCCGTCCGACGACGCTCAGGGCGCTGGAGATGTTCGACCTGCTGAAATATATGGATACCATTGTCACCGTCAATGATGTCACGCATCCCAAGCCCCATCCGGAGCCGGTGCTGACCGCTGTCCGCAGCCTGAACGCTGATCCGGGCAGAACCCTGATGGTAGGCGACAGTGCCGTTGATATTCAATCCGCCAAGGCGGCGGGGGTGCTTGCAGCAGGAGTGGCCTGGTCACTCAAAGGTGAGGAGACGCTGCGCCAATACGATCCGGATTATATCATCCATGACATGACCGATTTATACGATATCGTAGGCAAGGGATGA
- a CDS encoding acyltransferase has product MVRKVTRYPVEEHNALWHIYRTVSPWKGVRNFIFIQIARYCPILPLKNWIYRRLLGMKVGKHTAFGLMAMVDVFFPELITVGENSVIGYNTTILAHEYLIKEYRLGEVIIGENVLVGANSTILPGVTIGDGSVIAAGSVVHKDVAAGAFVGGNPLRELRPASEGPIEE; this is encoded by the coding sequence ATGGTGAGAAAAGTAACCCGCTATCCGGTGGAAGAGCATAACGCACTTTGGCATATCTACCGAACAGTCAGCCCGTGGAAGGGCGTGCGTAATTTTATTTTTATCCAGATTGCCCGGTACTGCCCGATCCTGCCGCTCAAGAACTGGATTTACCGCCGGCTGCTTGGGATGAAAGTGGGCAAACATACGGCGTTCGGGCTGATGGCGATGGTGGATGTGTTTTTTCCGGAGCTGATAACGGTCGGTGAAAATTCTGTGATCGGCTATAACACGACAATTCTGGCCCATGAATACCTCATCAAGGAGTATCGTCTGGGCGAGGTTATTATCGGGGAGAACGTACTGGTCGGTGCCAACAGCACCATTCTTCCGGGTGTAACCATCGGGGATGGATCGGTGATTGCAGCAGGCTCGGTCGTGCATAAGGATGTGGCGGCTGGAGCTTTTGTCGGCGGGAATCCGCTGAGGGAGCTGCGTCCGGCTTCTGAAGGTCCAATAGAAGAATAA
- a CDS encoding acyltransferase: MNAAPQERLPQLDIYRALAIIGVLHVHASSFAAGEQALQSPYYYWLNWINIFFKFGTPSFIFLSSFVLFYNYYGRPVTRSLIGNFYRRRLKYILLPYLLASVGYYGLTLYVNGEFMQHPAENLTGFLKALFTGSAYAHLYFVFISIQFYLLFPLLLKLLQTSRVWVRWTVPLGLALQWGFILWNKYQLHIVEKGSLSISYLAYYMLGAYIAIRFEEVKPWLMKPWRELTPWLKRFTLMLVVCWLGAAFAHVQLWYQARHFGNWKDSLWYELLWNLHTMLSALMLLYLAFMIYRKVPRAIVAALTRLGELSFAVYLIHPLLLAVYRRFRFSIPVDSLTYVLFIYGGLLVALGGSWIIVHFAFRRLRWSWMAIGSVPRSLAPQVLNVKGQGMSLPQAGEEKQGQSV; encoded by the coding sequence GTGAATGCGGCCCCTCAGGAAAGACTGCCCCAGCTGGATATTTACCGCGCTCTGGCGATTATTGGCGTACTTCATGTGCATGCTTCATCTTTTGCAGCCGGTGAGCAGGCGCTTCAGTCTCCTTACTACTACTGGCTCAACTGGATCAATATTTTTTTCAAATTCGGTACGCCGTCATTTATTTTTCTCAGCAGCTTTGTGCTGTTCTACAATTACTACGGACGTCCGGTAACGCGCAGCCTGATCGGGAATTTTTACCGCCGCAGACTGAAATATATTCTACTGCCCTATTTACTGGCATCGGTCGGGTATTATGGCCTCACCTTGTATGTGAACGGGGAGTTTATGCAGCATCCGGCAGAGAATCTGACAGGTTTTCTTAAGGCGCTGTTTACAGGTTCGGCATATGCGCATTTGTATTTTGTATTCATCAGCATCCAGTTCTATCTGCTGTTTCCGCTGCTCCTGAAGCTGCTGCAAACCTCACGGGTTTGGGTTCGCTGGACAGTTCCGCTCGGGCTTGCGCTGCAGTGGGGGTTTATCCTCTGGAACAAATATCAGCTGCATATCGTGGAAAAGGGCAGCCTGTCCATTTCATACCTGGCTTATTATATGTTGGGTGCTTATATTGCAATCCGGTTTGAGGAAGTCAAGCCGTGGCTGATGAAGCCGTGGAGGGAGCTGACGCCTTGGCTCAAACGGTTCACGCTAATGCTGGTCGTCTGCTGGCTGGGAGCGGCTTTTGCACATGTGCAGCTGTGGTATCAGGCCCGCCATTTTGGAAACTGGAAGGATTCATTGTGGTATGAGCTGCTGTGGAACCTGCATACGATGCTGTCTGCGCTGATGCTGCTGTACTTGGCATTCATGATTTACAGGAAGGTGCCGCGGGCCATAGTGGCTGCGCTGACACGGCTCGGAGAGCTGTCTTTTGCGGTCTATCTTATCCATCCGCTGCTGCTTGCTGTGTACAGAAGATTCCGCTTCAGTATACCGGTCGATTCACTGACTTATGTCCTGTTTATATATGGGGGACTGTTGGTGGCGCTGGGCGGAAGCTGGATCATTGTGCATTTTGCGTTCCGCCGGCTGCGCTGGTCGTGGATGGCTATCGGCAGTGTGCCGCGTTCGCTGGCTCCGCAGGTGCTTAACGTAAAGGGGCAGGGGATGAGCTTGCCGCAGGCCGGGGAAGAGAAGCAGGGGCAGAGCGTGTAG
- a CDS encoding acyltransferase, translating into MSQKERIPQLDIFRAVAIFAVLAIHATSRTLAETTGTSLFHPFLFINKFSQFAVPSFVFLSGFVLFYNYIDRPLTGKMLGKFYSRRLIYIIVPYVVFSLLYFVLKMNAGNTWGMPLDEMVRKMGKYLLTGTAYTHLYYIIIIIQFYVLFPLFLWCLQKVRRLAAWAPVIGLALQWGFVLLNKYMTNHGYWQLSKGSLAITYFSYFLLGAAVAVYYGPLKKWLIPSREGWRSAKGASWIVLWLLWAAAGIVHVELWFNNYTKKTVINSLWYEGFSNLHALLSCLVLMQLSFLLYGAGRSLLTKLLVSAGACSFGIYLLHPAILFYYRKLPFHGGSLAYTAAIFGGWLAALGISWIVVAFVFRYFKLGWVLFGSAPQKPKSKLSA; encoded by the coding sequence ATGAGTCAGAAAGAAAGAATTCCGCAGCTGGATATCTTCCGGGCGGTTGCGATTTTTGCAGTGCTGGCGATTCATGCCACTTCACGCACACTGGCGGAGACTACGGGAACATCGCTGTTTCATCCGTTTTTGTTCATCAACAAGTTCAGCCAGTTTGCGGTGCCATCGTTTGTGTTCCTGAGCGGATTCGTCCTGTTCTACAACTATATCGACCGTCCGCTGACCGGCAAAATGCTGGGCAAGTTCTATAGCCGCAGGCTGATCTATATTATTGTGCCTTATGTGGTGTTCTCCCTGCTGTATTTTGTGCTCAAAATGAATGCAGGCAATACGTGGGGCATGCCTCTTGATGAGATGGTGCGGAAAATGGGCAAATATTTGCTGACCGGAACCGCGTACACGCATTTGTACTACATCATTATTATCATCCAGTTCTATGTGCTGTTCCCGCTCTTTTTGTGGTGTCTGCAAAAGGTCCGCCGGCTTGCCGCCTGGGCGCCTGTAATCGGGCTTGCGCTGCAGTGGGGATTCGTCCTGCTGAACAAATATATGACGAACCACGGATACTGGCAGTTGTCCAAGGGCAGCCTGGCGATTACTTATTTCTCCTACTTCCTGTTAGGTGCGGCTGTGGCAGTCTATTACGGACCGCTCAAAAAATGGCTGATTCCCTCCCGGGAAGGCTGGCGCTCTGCTAAGGGAGCAAGCTGGATCGTGCTGTGGCTGCTGTGGGCAGCTGCAGGGATTGTGCACGTGGAGCTGTGGTTCAACAACTATACCAAAAAAACAGTCATCAACAGCCTCTGGTATGAAGGCTTCTCCAATCTGCACGCGCTGCTGTCCTGTCTAGTGCTGATGCAGCTGTCATTCCTGCTCTACGGAGCCGGACGCAGCCTGCTGACGAAACTGCTGGTCTCTGCCGGTGCCTGCTCATTCGGTATTTATCTGCTTCATCCGGCAATATTGTTCTACTACAGAAAGCTGCCGTTCCATGGCGGTTCCCTTGCGTACACAGCAGCAATATTCGGCGGCTGGCTGGCTGCTCTGGGGATTTCCTGGATCGTCGTTGCTTTTGTATTCCGCTATTTCAAGCTGGGCTGGGTGCTGTTTGGTTCTGCGCCGCAAAAGCCGAAGTCCAAGCTATCGGCCTAA